A section of the Castanea sativa cultivar Marrone di Chiusa Pesio chromosome 12, ASM4071231v1 genome encodes:
- the LOC142619383 gene encoding cytochrome P450 89A2-like, producing the protein METWFIIVISLCISALLKSLLNLITTNNKVSENNKLPPGPYTFPIIGNFLWLRKPFSELEHIIRKLHAKYGPIITIYIGFRPAIFVANRSFAHKALVQNGAVFADRPTPLPTNAVVSSNQHNISSAYYGPTWRLFRRNLSSEILHPSRVKSYSHARKWVLDILLNRLDSQSKSGKQIVVKGDFQYSMFCLLVLMCFGDKLGETQIKKIEEVQRRLLLSFGRFTILNFWPSVGRIVFRKRWEELFQLRRDQEAVLRPLVEARRRKVKQERQSKAKEDKNNDGDDEFVVSYVDTLLDLELPEEKRKLSEEEMVSLCSEFLNGGTDTTSTALEWIMANLVKYPQIQERLFVEIKDVVGDGEKEVKEEDLNKMPYLKAVVLEGLRRHPPGHFVLPHAVTEDVVLDGYLVPKNATLNFMVAEMGWDSRVWEDPMEFKPERFLSGDDGGGEAFDITGSREIKMMPFGAGRRMCPASGLAILHLEYFVANLVCNFEWKAVDGDEIDLSEKQEFTMVMKNPLKAHLSPRL; encoded by the coding sequence ATGGAGACCTGGTTCATCATCGTTATCTCTCTCTGCATCTCAGCCCTTCTCAAATCTCTCCTCAACCTcatcaccaccaacaacaaagtTTCTGAAAACAATAAGCTCCCTCCTGGACCCTACACCTTTCCCATCATTGGCAACTTCCTATGGCTCCGCAAACCCTTCTCTGAACTCGAACACATCATCCGCAAACTCCATGCCAAGTACGGACCCATCATCACCATTTACATAGGCTTTCGCCCGGCTATCTTCGTTGCCAACCGCTCTTTCGCTCACAAAGCTCTCGTCCAAAACGGTGCCGTTTTTGCTGACCGCCCAACTCCTCTACCAACAAACGCGGTCGTCTCTAGTAACCAACACAATATCAGCTCTGCTTATTACGGTCCCACATGGCGACTCTTTCGTCGCAATCTCAGTTCGGAGATTCTCCACCCTTCACGCGTGAAATCCTACTCCCACGCGCGCAAGTGGGTTTTGGATATCCTCCTCAACCGCCTTGATTCTCAGTCTAAATCCGGTAAACAGATTGTTGTTAAAGGAGATTTCCAATACTCCATGTTTTGTTTGTTGGTGCTTATGTGTTTCGGAGACAAACTCGGAGAAACCCAGATTAAGAAAATCGAGGAGGTTCAGCGTCGCTTGCTTTTGAGCTTTGGTCGGTTTACTATACTCAATTTTTGGCCCAGTGTTGGAAGGATTGTATTTCGTAAGCGCTGGGAAGAGTTGTTTCAACTTCGGAGAGACCAAGAAGCTGTACTAAGGCCTTTGGTAGAAGCTAGGAGGAGGAAAGTGAAGCAAGAAAGACAGAGCAAAGcgaaagaagacaaaaataatgatggtgatgatgagttTGTTGTGTCGTATGTGGATACGTTGTTGGACTTGGAGTTACcagaggagaagagaaagctTTCAGAGGAGGAAATGGTTAGTTTGTGCTCGGAGTTTCTAAACGGGGGTACAGATACTACATCCACAGCATTGGAGTGGATTATGGCGAATTTGGTGAAATACCCACAAATCCAAGAGAGGCTTTTTGTGGAGATTAAAGATGTTGTTGGTGATGGAGAAAAGGAAGTGAAAGAAGAGGATTTGAACAAGATGCCTTATTTGAAAGCAGTGGTTTTGGAGGGTTTAAGGAGACACCCACCTGGGCATTTTGTGTTGCCACATGCAGTGACTGAGGATGTGGTTTTGGATGGGTATTTGGTACCAAAGAATGCTACTTTGAATTTCATGGTGGCAGAAATGGGGTGGGACTCTAGGGTTTGGGAAGATCCTATGGAGTTTAAGCCTGAGAGATTCTTGAGTGGTGATGATGGTGGAGGAGAAGCGTTTGATATAACTGGAAGCAGAGAGATTAAGATGATGCCATTTGGTGCGGGGAGGAGGATGTGTCCTGCTTCTGGTTTGGCAATACTGCATTTGGAGTATTTTGTGGCCaatttggtttgtaattttgagTGGAAAGCTGTTGATGGTGATGAGATTGATTTGTCAGAGAAGCAGGAATTCACTATGGTGATGAAGAATCCTCTCAAGGCCCACTTATCTCCAAGGCTTTAA
- the LOC142620302 gene encoding uncharacterized protein LOC142620302, whose translation MDRSQSLNAPHFFDGSNYAFWKVRMHAFLCSIDKSVWDVVENGWTWPEAAKFTWDKAALTAANANSKALNSIVCGVSPDEFHRISHVSIAKETWQILDTTYEGTKKVKDTKLQILTTRFEELKMSEDEPFDSFYGKLNEVVIGKLNLGKKMENSKVVR comes from the coding sequence ATGGATAGGTCCCAGTCCCTCAATGCACCTCATTTCTTTGATGGGAGTAATTATGCATTTTGGAAAGTGCGCATGCATGCATTTTTGTGCTCCATTGATAAGAGCGTGTGGGATGTTGTTGAGAATGGTTGGACTTGGCCGGAGGCTGCCAAATTTACTTGGGATAAGGCAGCTCTCACAGCGGCCAATGCTAATAGTAAAGCACTTAATTCTATAGTTTGTGGTGTCTCACCAGATGAATTTCACAGGATTTCTCATGTGTCGATTGCCAAGGAGACATGGCAAATTTTGGATACCACCTACGAAGGCACCAAGAAGGTGAAGGATACCAAGCTTCAAATACTTACCACTCGATTTGAAGAATTGAAGATGAGTGAAGATGAACCATTCGATTCATTCTATGGAAAGTTGAATGAAGTGGTAATTGGAAAATTGAACTTGGGCAAGAAGATGGAAAACTCCAAAGTAGTGAGATAG